The genome window TCCGCCGTATCAGGAGCACGGCCCGTCGGAGAGGGCGAGCCGAGGGCAACCGGGCGGAATCGACTGCGCCCGGTCAACCTCAGCGACGATCGAAGACAAGACCCACCCGGTGACGTCGCGGCGGGTCGAGAGGGAAGGACGACCCGGATCGAGCCGCCTCAGCCCCGATGGCGTGTCGGCACGCGGGCAGAGCGCCTCTGCGAAACGGTGGCCAGGGCGGGGGGCGTGTCATCGAAGTCCGGTAGCGTGAGGCGCCTGATTCGGGTGCTCACGGCGCGCTCGATCAGGCGGAAGTCCGCATCTTCCGGCGGCGACACCAGCGAGACGGCATCGCCCTGGGCGTTCAGCCGTGCCGTGCGTCCGACTCGGTGGATGTAGTCTTCCGGTAGCTTCGGCACGTCAAAATTCACCACATGAGTCACCCCGGTGACATCGATCCCGCGGGCCGCGATATCGGTGGCCACCAGGACGCGAGCCGTTCCTGCCTTGAAGGCGGCCAGAGCCTGCGTGCGCTGTCCCTGGCTCCGATTCCCGTGGATGCGGGCGGCAGCCACCCCCCGCCGCGTGAGCGCCTCGGCGAGGCGGTCAGCCCGGTGCTTGGTGCGGGTGAAGACCAGCATGCTCTGCACATCGGGCTGACGGAGCAGGGCGAGCAGCAGAGGCAGCTTCAGGTCCGGGGCCACCGGATACGCGGCGTGTCGAATGCCCACTGCTGGCGCGGCAGGCCGCCCGACGTCGATGGTCACCGGGTCGTCCAGCAGGTCGCGGGCCAGGGTGACGATGGGGGACGGCAGGGTGGCCGAGAAGAGCAGGGTCTGCCGCGGCGCGGCCGGGACGTACTTCAGAATCCTCCGGATGTCCGGCAGAAATCCCATGTCGAGCATGCGGTCGGCCTCGTCGAGGACGAGAACCTCGAGCCCATCGAGGCGCGCGTAGGGATACCGGAGGTGATCGAGAAGGCGGCCCGGCGTGGCGACGAGGATGTCGACGCCGCGACGAAGCGCCGCCTCTTGCGGTCCCATCGGAACGCCCCCGAACAGGGCGGCGCCGCCGATGCGCGTGAAGCGCGCCAGTTGGCCGCGGTGCTCGTCGATCTGGGCGGCCAGCTCGCGGGTCGGCGCGATGACAAGCGCGCGGGTGACGCCACGCTGCCGGCCAAGAAGCCGCTGCAAGACCGGAAGCAGGAACGCGGCGGTCTTGCCGCTGCCCGTCATGGCGCAGGCGAGCACGTCGCGCCCCCGACACGCCACGGGAATAGCCTCGCTCTGAATAGCCGTAGGAGTGGTAAAGCCGAGGGCATCGAGACCTCGTTGCAGGTCGGGGTGCAGGGAGAAGGCAGCAAACGACATGGGCACTTCCTCGTGAGGCCCGAACGGGCCCGCTCAGTCTTCCGCAGTCGTCACACGCTCCAGGAAGCGGAAGAGACCGGGGAACGCGGTCTGAGAGGGATGAAAGCTCGCGGTGAGCCTACGATCGAGCCAGACATCACGCAGTATACGCTCCCCGCGCGCCACCCGCGAGCATATTCGCCGGCGCGCGCAGGTGTTGGAGGACGGCGTGACAGGAGCCGGCGCTTTCTTCATAATGATGCCGCCGTCGTGGTCGGCCCCGGCGGCGCGCCGAGGGAGAGGGCCGAGCACGAGGAGAAGCCAGATGAAGGGCCGGACGATCAGTCGTGTTGGTCTTGTCGTTGTGGCGGCGATGACCTTCGTCGGGTGTGCCACGACGACTGAGAAGGGCGCGGTCGGGGTAGAACGCAAGCAGCTTCTGCTCGTCTCCTCGGAACAGATGAACCAGAGCGCGGCGGTCGCGTACCAGAAGGTCCTCGCCGAAGGCAGCGCGAAGGGCGCCGTG of Candidatus Methylomirabilota bacterium contains these proteins:
- a CDS encoding DEAD/DEAH box helicase, which produces MSFAAFSLHPDLQRGLDALGFTTPTAIQSEAIPVACRGRDVLACAMTGSGKTAAFLLPVLQRLLGRQRGVTRALVIAPTRELAAQIDEHRGQLARFTRIGGAALFGGVPMGPQEAALRRGVDILVATPGRLLDHLRYPYARLDGLEVLVLDEADRMLDMGFLPDIRRILKYVPAAPRQTLLFSATLPSPIVTLARDLLDDPVTIDVGRPAAPAVGIRHAAYPVAPDLKLPLLLALLRQPDVQSMLVFTRTKHRADRLAEALTRRGVAAARIHGNRSQGQRTQALAAFKAGTARVLVATDIAARGIDVTGVTHVVNFDVPKLPEDYIHRVGRTARLNAQGDAVSLVSPPEDADFRLIERAVSTRIRRLTLPDFDDTPPALATVSQRRSARVPTRHRG